A portion of the Pseudomonas sp. PSE14 genome contains these proteins:
- a CDS encoding FAD-dependent oxidoreductase: MSQFPHLFSPLSIRGKTLKNRIMSTGHDTSMPTDNLVNDQLVAYHTARAKGGVGLIVLQVAGVHDSARYTSHVLMATDDACIPGYRRIAEACHAEGTVVLSQVFHPGREIMESSDGLLAVAYSASASPNERFRVMPRELSQAMIDEIIEGYATAARRLHAAGIDGVEVVASHGYLPAQFLNPRVNRRSDGYNGDLDARLRFTREVIAAVRAATDEDFIIGLRISADERDPEGLTEDESLQAVKALQGQLDYVHIVAGTSASLGGAIHIVPPMAIEAAYLANEAGNFKRSLEIPLFVTGRINQPQEAELIVARGQADVCGMTRALICDPQMPSKTESGRVEDVRACIACNQACIGHFHRGYPISCIQHPETGRELIYAERKPAAQRKRVLVVGGGPAGMKAAAVAAQRGHEVTLCEASGQLGGQVNLAQLLPRRAEFGGASTNLQREMQLAGVEVRRNTRVDRALVEQERPDVVIVATGAKPYRPPYEEAGNLQVVDAWQVLRGEVQIGRSVLVTDWRADWIAPGIAERLVRDGHQVQLAVNGTHVGENLPLYVRDHLAGELHRLGISITTYARLYGVDDSTVYLQHSASGEPMLVEGIDTLVLCQGHQPVDELADEIADLAEVRRIGDCLAPRTAEEAIYEGLKAGWAI, encoded by the coding sequence ATGAGCCAGTTCCCCCACCTGTTCAGCCCCTTGAGCATTCGCGGCAAGACGCTGAAGAACCGCATCATGTCCACCGGGCACGACACCTCGATGCCCACCGACAACCTGGTCAACGACCAGCTGGTGGCCTACCACACCGCCCGCGCCAAGGGCGGCGTCGGCCTGATCGTGCTGCAGGTCGCCGGCGTGCATGACAGCGCGCGCTACACCTCCCACGTACTGATGGCCACCGACGATGCCTGCATCCCCGGCTACCGGCGCATCGCCGAGGCGTGCCACGCCGAGGGCACCGTGGTGCTGTCCCAGGTGTTCCACCCGGGCCGCGAGATCATGGAGTCCAGCGACGGCCTGCTGGCCGTGGCCTACTCCGCCTCCGCCTCGCCGAACGAGCGCTTCCGCGTCATGCCCCGCGAGCTGAGCCAGGCGATGATCGACGAGATCATCGAAGGCTACGCCACCGCCGCGCGCCGCCTGCACGCCGCCGGTATCGATGGCGTGGAGGTGGTCGCCAGCCACGGCTACCTGCCGGCGCAGTTCCTCAACCCGCGGGTGAACCGCCGCAGCGACGGCTATAACGGCGACCTCGACGCCCGCCTGCGCTTCACTCGTGAAGTGATCGCCGCCGTGCGCGCCGCCACCGACGAAGACTTCATCATCGGCCTGCGCATTTCCGCCGACGAGCGCGATCCGGAAGGCCTCACGGAGGACGAATCGCTGCAGGCCGTCAAGGCGCTGCAGGGCCAACTGGACTACGTGCACATCGTCGCCGGCACCTCGGCGTCGCTGGGCGGCGCCATCCATATCGTGCCGCCCATGGCCATCGAGGCCGCCTACCTGGCCAACGAGGCCGGCAACTTCAAGCGCAGCCTGGAGATTCCGCTGTTCGTCACCGGGCGCATCAACCAGCCGCAGGAAGCCGAGCTGATCGTCGCCCGCGGCCAGGCGGACGTGTGCGGCATGACCCGCGCGCTGATCTGCGATCCGCAGATGCCGAGCAAGACCGAAAGCGGCCGCGTCGAAGACGTGCGCGCCTGCATCGCCTGCAACCAGGCATGCATCGGCCACTTCCACCGCGGCTACCCGATCTCCTGCATCCAGCATCCGGAAACCGGCCGCGAGCTGATCTACGCCGAGCGCAAGCCAGCCGCCCAGCGCAAGCGCGTGCTGGTGGTCGGCGGCGGACCGGCAGGCATGAAAGCAGCCGCCGTGGCGGCCCAGCGCGGCCACGAAGTGACCCTCTGCGAAGCCAGTGGGCAACTCGGCGGACAAGTGAACCTCGCCCAGTTGCTGCCGCGCCGGGCCGAATTCGGCGGCGCCTCCACCAACCTGCAGCGCGAGATGCAGCTGGCCGGCGTCGAAGTCCGTCGCAACACCCGCGTCGACCGAGCACTGGTCGAGCAGGAGCGCCCCGACGTGGTGATCGTCGCCACCGGCGCCAAACCCTATCGGCCGCCCTACGAAGAAGCCGGCAATCTTCAGGTGGTGGACGCCTGGCAGGTGTTGCGCGGCGAGGTTCAGATCGGCCGCTCGGTACTGGTCACCGACTGGCGCGCCGACTGGATAGCCCCCGGCATCGCCGAGCGCCTGGTGCGCGACGGTCACCAGGTACAGCTGGCGGTGAACGGCACCCACGTCGGCGAAAACCTGCCGCTCTACGTGCGCGACCACCTGGCCGGCGAACTCCATCGCCTGGGCATCAGCATCACCACCTACGCCCGCCTCTATGGCGTCGACGACAGCACCGTCTACCTGCAGCACAGCGCCAGCGGCGAGCCGATGCTGGTGGAAGGTATCGACACCCTGGTGCTCTGCCAGGGCCACCAGCCGGTGGATGAGCTGGCCGATGAGATCGCCGACCTGGCCGAGGTGCGTCGCATCGGCGACTGCCTGGCGCCGCGCACGGCGGAGGAGGCGATCTACGAAGGACTCAAGGCGGGTTGGGCGATCTGA
- a CDS encoding cupin domain-containing protein: MSQKAPQDAPANAEAQFLGTRIRGLRKRRGMTLAELAEQSSLTAGYISQLERNLAYPSIPALFNIARALGVTIQWFFASEVQVDPADAGYVVRRNARTSVHYEDGIVDELLSPQPSRQLEILHSRFPPGTYSQQSYSHDGEEAGYLLSGSFELWVGDRYFLLNEGDSFSYSSQEPHRYGNPGDVDAVVIWVITPPTF, translated from the coding sequence ATGAGCCAGAAAGCCCCGCAGGACGCCCCCGCCAACGCCGAAGCGCAGTTCCTCGGCACCCGCATTCGCGGCCTGCGCAAGCGGCGCGGCATGACCCTGGCGGAGCTGGCCGAGCAGAGCAGCCTCACCGCCGGCTACATCAGCCAGCTCGAACGCAACCTGGCCTATCCGTCGATCCCCGCGCTGTTCAACATCGCCCGCGCCCTGGGCGTGACCATCCAGTGGTTCTTCGCCAGCGAAGTGCAGGTCGACCCGGCCGACGCCGGCTACGTGGTGCGGCGCAACGCACGCACCAGCGTGCATTACGAAGACGGCATCGTCGACGAACTGCTCAGCCCGCAGCCCAGCCGCCAGTTGGAAATCCTCCACTCGCGCTTCCCGCCGGGCACCTACAGCCAGCAAAGCTACAGCCACGACGGCGAGGAAGCCGGCTACCTGCTCAGCGGCAGCTTCGAACTCTGGGTCGGGGACCGTTACTTCCTGCTCAACGAAGGCGACAGCTTCAGCTACTCCAGCCAGGAGCCGCATCGTTATGGCAACCCGGGGGATGTGGATGCGGTGGTGATCTGGGTGATCACGCCGCCGACGTTCTGA
- the waaA gene encoding lipid IV(A) 3-deoxy-D-manno-octulosonic acid transferase, translated as MNRTLYTLLFHLGLPLVALRLFLRSRKAPAYARRIGERFAIGLPALKPGGIWVHAVSVGESIAAAPMIRALMQRHPGLPITVTCMTPTGSERIHAMFGEQVQHCYLPYDLPWAAARFLDCARPVLGVIMETELWPNHIHQCARRGIPVALANARLSERSARGYARFAGLTRPMLEEMSWIAVQTEAEAERFRQLGARPDCVSVTGSIKFDLTIDPELLARAHELRGQWQAQQRPVWIAASTHGGEDEIVLAAHRQLLEKHPDALLILVPRHPERFNPMFELCQREGFRTQRRSTGERVAAQTQVLLGDTMGELLFLYALADVAFVGGSLVPNGGHNLLEPAALGKPVLSGPHLFNFLEIAAQLREVGALREVADAPSLAVAVAALWDEPASAERMAEAGLGVMKANQGALERLLDGLGRLIKR; from the coding sequence ATGAACCGGACCCTCTATACCCTGCTGTTCCACCTGGGCCTGCCGCTGGTCGCGCTGCGCCTGTTCCTGCGTTCGCGCAAGGCGCCGGCCTATGCCCGGCGCATCGGCGAGCGCTTCGCCATCGGCCTGCCGGCGCTCAAGCCCGGCGGTATCTGGGTGCACGCGGTGTCGGTGGGCGAGAGCATCGCCGCCGCGCCGATGATCCGTGCGCTGATGCAGCGCCACCCCGGCCTGCCGATCACCGTCACCTGCATGACGCCCACCGGCTCCGAGCGCATCCACGCGATGTTCGGCGAGCAGGTGCAGCACTGCTATCTACCCTACGACCTGCCCTGGGCGGCGGCACGCTTCCTCGACTGCGCCCGCCCGGTGCTGGGCGTGATCATGGAAACCGAATTGTGGCCCAACCACATTCACCAGTGCGCCAGGCGTGGCATTCCTGTGGCGCTGGCCAATGCGCGCCTGTCCGAGCGCTCGGCGCGGGGCTATGCGCGCTTTGCCGGGCTGACCCGACCGATGCTCGAAGAGATGAGCTGGATCGCCGTGCAGACCGAGGCCGAAGCCGAGCGCTTCCGCCAGCTCGGTGCGCGCCCGGACTGCGTGAGCGTGACCGGTTCGATCAAGTTCGACCTGACCATCGATCCCGAACTGCTGGCCCGTGCCCATGAGCTGCGCGGCCAGTGGCAGGCGCAGCAGCGGCCGGTGTGGATCGCCGCCAGCACCCATGGCGGCGAAGACGAGATCGTCCTGGCCGCCCATCGCCAGTTGCTGGAGAAGCATCCGGATGCGCTGCTGATCCTGGTGCCGCGCCATCCGGAGCGCTTCAACCCGATGTTCGAGCTGTGCCAGCGCGAAGGCTTCCGCACCCAGCGGCGCTCCACCGGCGAACGGGTGGCGGCGCAGACCCAGGTATTGCTCGGCGACACCATGGGCGAGTTGCTGTTCCTCTATGCCCTGGCCGATGTCGCCTTCGTCGGCGGCAGCCTGGTGCCCAATGGCGGGCACAACCTGCTGGAGCCGGCGGCGCTGGGCAAGCCGGTGTTGTCCGGGCCGCACCTGTTCAACTTCCTGGAGATTGCCGCACAACTGCGCGAGGTCGGGGCGCTGCGCGAAGTGGCCGATGCGCCTTCGCTGGCGGTGGCTGTGGCTGCACTGTGGGACGAGCCGGCTTCTGCCGAGCGCATGGCCGAGGCCGGGCTGGGCGTGATGAAGGCCAACCAGGGGGCGCTTGAGCGTTTGCTGGATGGTCTCGGTAGGTTGATCAAGCGCTGA
- a CDS encoding LysR family transcriptional regulator, with protein MQWNLDQLRLFVSVADQSSFSAAARQLKRVQSAVSSSIALLESDLGVTLFDRSSGRQPVLTAEGRALLDEAREVLRQCERLESRALSLVRGTEPLLRLAQDEAMPYQPVLSGLQALAQEFPTLEVQLASGAQGDVARKLLERRADLGLLFHHEGMPEALERQRLGTIEMVTVCGAGHELAKLDYADRRELARHRQLLMAPQDSHYPGGEQISPLVWRADSFYAMAELLMRDLGWAWLPTHVAQYPAYQPLLVELASDWTPPPLVVELVWRRDEPLGPAANWLGECFARHLASPV; from the coding sequence ATGCAGTGGAACCTGGATCAGTTGCGACTGTTCGTCAGCGTCGCCGATCAATCTTCCTTCTCGGCGGCGGCGCGGCAGCTCAAGCGCGTGCAGTCGGCGGTGAGTTCGTCCATCGCGCTGCTGGAAAGCGACCTGGGCGTGACCCTGTTCGACCGCAGCAGCGGCCGCCAGCCCGTGCTCACCGCTGAGGGCCGGGCGCTGCTGGATGAGGCGAGGGAAGTGCTGCGCCAGTGCGAGCGGCTGGAGAGCCGTGCACTGTCGCTGGTTCGCGGCACCGAGCCGTTGCTGCGGCTGGCGCAGGACGAGGCGATGCCCTATCAGCCGGTACTCTCTGGGTTGCAGGCGCTGGCGCAGGAATTCCCCACCCTGGAGGTGCAGCTGGCCAGCGGCGCCCAGGGCGATGTGGCGCGCAAGCTGCTGGAGCGGCGCGCCGACCTGGGCCTGCTGTTCCACCATGAGGGCATGCCGGAAGCGCTGGAGCGGCAGCGGCTTGGCACCATCGAGATGGTCACGGTGTGCGGCGCCGGGCATGAACTGGCGAAGCTGGATTACGCCGACCGCCGCGAATTGGCCCGCCATCGCCAATTGCTGATGGCGCCGCAGGACAGCCATTACCCCGGCGGCGAGCAGATCAGCCCGCTGGTGTGGCGCGCCGACAGCTTCTACGCCATGGCTGAACTCCTGATGCGCGACCTCGGCTGGGCCTGGTTGCCGACCCACGTCGCCCAGTACCCGGCCTACCAACCGCTGCTGGTGGAGCTGGCCAGCGACTGGACGCCGCCGCCGCTGGTGGTGGAACTGGTCTGGCGCCGCGACGAGCCCCTGGGGCCGGCGGCGAACTGGCTGGGGGAGTGCTTCGCCAGGCATCTCGCCTCGCCGGTTTGA
- a CDS encoding multidrug efflux SMR transporter, with amino-acid sequence MPGYLYLAIAIVAEVIATASLKSVKGLSTPLPLLLVIVGYAISFWMLTIVVRSIPVGIAYAIWAGLGIVLVSIAALVLYQQKLDTAALLGMGLIVSGVVVIQLFSGNAGH; translated from the coding sequence ATGCCCGGCTATCTCTACCTCGCCATCGCCATCGTCGCCGAAGTCATCGCCACCGCCTCGCTGAAGTCGGTGAAGGGCCTGTCCACTCCCCTGCCGCTGCTGCTGGTGATCGTCGGCTACGCCATCTCCTTCTGGATGCTGACGATCGTGGTACGCAGCATCCCGGTGGGCATCGCCTACGCCATCTGGGCGGGCCTGGGCATCGTGCTGGTCAGCATTGCAGCCCTGGTGCTCTACCAGCAGAAACTCGATACCGCCGCGCTGCTAGGCATGGGGCTGATCGTCAGCGGGGTCGTGGTGATCCAGTTGTTCTCCGGCAACGCGGGCCACTGA
- a CDS encoding FAD-dependent oxidoreductase — MSESLSTDILIVGGGIAGLWLNARLRRAGFSTVLVENTALGGVQSMRSQGIIHGGTKYALHGALTGASEAIADMPALWRDCLAGTGEVDLRGVRVLSDAHYLWSPGGLAGNLTSFFASKAVRSRVAQVKGADLPPALQDKAFKGKAYRLTELVLDVPSLIARLAELAGDSLLAGERIEALREGDKLVGLRVDSREIRAQRVVLSAGAGNEALLRELGVERPEMQRRPLHMVLVTAPTLKPLYAHCVGGGPKPRVTVTTHPLSNGDWVWYLGGDIAEAAGVARNEAEQIAEAQHELHKLVPWIDLSAARWATLRVDRAEPAQNNLLRPDSAFLAEDDALLVGWPTKLALAPNFADRVLESLEKNGIRPQTSAALPELPRPAMARPVWEELLG; from the coding sequence ATGTCCGAATCCCTGAGCACCGACATCCTCATCGTCGGCGGCGGCATCGCCGGTCTCTGGCTCAACGCTCGCCTGCGGCGCGCCGGCTTCTCCACCGTGCTGGTGGAGAACACCGCGCTGGGCGGCGTGCAGAGCATGCGCTCGCAAGGGATCATCCATGGCGGCACCAAGTACGCCCTGCATGGCGCGCTGACCGGCGCCTCGGAAGCCATCGCCGACATGCCGGCGCTGTGGCGCGACTGCCTGGCCGGTACCGGCGAAGTGGACCTGCGCGGCGTACGCGTGCTCTCCGACGCCCACTACCTCTGGTCGCCCGGCGGCCTGGCCGGCAACCTCACCAGCTTCTTCGCCAGCAAGGCGGTGCGCAGCCGCGTCGCCCAGGTGAAAGGCGCCGACCTGCCGCCGGCGCTGCAGGACAAGGCCTTCAAGGGCAAGGCCTATCGCCTCACCGAACTGGTGCTGGACGTACCCAGCCTGATCGCCCGCCTCGCCGAGCTGGCCGGCGACAGCCTGCTGGCCGGCGAGCGCATCGAAGCGCTGCGCGAGGGCGACAAGCTCGTCGGCCTGCGCGTGGACAGCCGCGAGATCCGCGCCCAGCGCGTGGTGCTCAGCGCCGGCGCCGGCAACGAAGCCCTGCTGCGTGAGCTGGGCGTGGAACGCCCGGAGATGCAGCGCCGCCCGTTGCACATGGTGCTGGTCACCGCGCCGACCCTCAAACCCCTGTACGCCCATTGCGTGGGCGGCGGGCCGAAGCCGCGCGTCACCGTCACCACCCATCCGCTGAGCAATGGCGACTGGGTCTGGTACCTGGGCGGCGACATCGCCGAAGCCGCAGGCGTGGCCCGCAACGAAGCCGAGCAGATCGCCGAGGCGCAGCACGAGCTGCACAAGCTGGTGCCCTGGATCGACCTCTCCGCCGCGCGCTGGGCCACCCTGCGCGTGGACCGCGCGGAGCCCGCGCAGAACAACCTGCTGCGCCCGGACAGCGCCTTCCTCGCCGAAGACGACGCGCTGCTGGTCGGCTGGCCAACCAAGCTGGCCCTGGCGCCGAACTTCGCCGATCGCGTGCTGGAATCCCTGGAAAAGAACGGCATCCGCCCACAGACGAGCGCCGCGCTGCCCGAGCTGCCGCGCCCGGCCATGGCCCGTCCGGTGTGGGAGGAACTGCTCGGATGA
- a CDS encoding aldo/keto reductase: protein MKTLHHLHRPLGSTGLSVSPLGLGTVKLGRDQGVKYPEGFRIPDDREAADLIALARDLGINLIDTAPAYGRSEERLGPLLRGQRDQWVIVSKTGEEFVDGQSHFDFSAAHTRRSVERSLKRLETDYIDLVLVHSDGNDLDILQGTEVYTTLERLKADGLIRGFGFSGKTVDGGLLALERGDCAMVTYNLKEQAEKAVIDHAQAHARGILIKKALASGHAALAPGVDPVRASFELVLGHPGVASAIVGTINPLHLAHNVSIAAEVLDR, encoded by the coding sequence ATGAAGACCCTGCACCACCTGCACCGCCCGCTGGGCAGCACCGGCCTCTCCGTCTCGCCGCTGGGTCTGGGCACCGTGAAACTCGGCCGCGACCAGGGCGTGAAATACCCCGAAGGCTTCCGCATTCCCGATGACCGCGAAGCCGCCGACCTGATCGCGCTGGCCCGCGACCTGGGCATCAACCTGATCGACACCGCGCCGGCCTACGGCCGCAGCGAGGAACGCCTCGGCCCGCTGCTGCGCGGCCAGCGCGACCAATGGGTGATCGTCAGCAAGACCGGCGAGGAGTTCGTCGACGGCCAGTCGCACTTCGACTTCAGCGCCGCCCACACCCGCCGCTCGGTGGAGCGCAGCCTCAAGCGCCTGGAGACCGACTACATCGACCTGGTGCTGGTGCACTCGGACGGCAACGATCTGGACATCCTGCAAGGCACCGAGGTCTACACGACCCTGGAGCGTCTCAAGGCAGACGGCCTGATCCGTGGTTTCGGCTTCTCCGGCAAGACCGTCGATGGCGGCCTGCTGGCCCTGGAACGCGGCGACTGCGCGATGGTGACCTACAACCTCAAGGAACAGGCGGAAAAGGCCGTGATCGACCACGCCCAGGCCCATGCTCGCGGAATCCTGATCAAGAAGGCCCTGGCCAGCGGCCATGCCGCCCTCGCCCCCGGCGTCGACCCGGTGCGCGCCAGCTTCGAACTGGTGCTGGGGCACCCGGGCGTGGCCAGCGCCATCGTCGGGACCATCAATCCGCTGCACCTCGCCCACAACGTGAGCATCGCCGCCGAGGTCCTCGACCGCTGA
- a CDS encoding metal ABC transporter ATPase: MPRTLARKDPTAFKTLPLLVEAGTDSLAYQTLGKPLNFAQVLERRRPIQINDSGRFVAELANLGVSVRLTLNFQGRDHWILVRQRRLDRGDTVLKLISGYVPAHELNLPLLTAIQEVAEECLVETADGWLGGRFGDTWLPTPYEGALRYREDSHFSLTPLSGASRPVQAGALRLLERPQAYVHLPTASLQLVYDLRMELPKDARDVSLFHVDEKLESGPLVARLDRRRPDLYLLPLEHGRPTGELYTLSKGELCKAGTRGLWLSESFAEQDGWLVREERIRFREWMEQWPPAAGNAGSGRRTA, from the coding sequence ATGCCCCGTACGCTCGCCCGCAAGGACCCGACCGCCTTCAAGACCCTGCCCCTGCTGGTGGAAGCCGGCACGGACAGCCTCGCCTACCAGACCCTCGGCAAGCCCCTGAACTTCGCCCAGGTGCTGGAACGCCGCCGTCCCATCCAGATCAACGACAGCGGGCGCTTCGTCGCCGAGCTGGCGAATCTGGGGGTCTCGGTGCGCCTGACCCTGAACTTCCAGGGCCGCGACCACTGGATTCTGGTGCGCCAGCGCCGCCTGGACCGTGGCGACACCGTGCTCAAGCTGATTTCCGGTTACGTACCGGCGCACGAACTGAACCTGCCGCTACTCACCGCGATCCAGGAAGTGGCCGAGGAATGCCTGGTGGAAACCGCCGACGGTTGGCTCGGCGGGCGCTTCGGCGACACCTGGCTGCCGACGCCCTATGAAGGTGCCCTGCGCTACCGCGAAGACAGCCACTTCTCCCTGACCCCGCTGTCCGGCGCCTCGCGCCCGGTCCAGGCCGGCGCCCTGCGCCTGCTGGAGCGTCCGCAGGCCTATGTGCACCTGCCGACCGCCTCGCTGCAGCTGGTCTATGACCTGCGCATGGAACTGCCCAAGGACGCCCGCGATGTCAGCCTGTTCCACGTCGACGAAAAACTCGAAAGCGGCCCGCTGGTGGCGCGCCTCGACCGTCGGCGTCCGGATCTCTACCTGCTGCCGCTGGAGCATGGCCGGCCCACCGGCGAGCTCTACACCCTGAGCAAGGGCGAGCTGTGCAAGGCCGGCACCCGAGGCCTGTGGCTGTCGGAAAGTTTCGCCGAGCAGGACGGCTGGCTGGTGCGCGAAGAGCGCATCCGATTCCGCGAATGGATGGAGCAGTGGCCGCCCGCCGCCGGCAATGCCGGCAGCGGGCGGCGCACGGCCTGA
- a CDS encoding acyl-CoA dehydrogenase family protein produces MYLETPKKFRTLQNQARQVAENYLRPISRKYDKAEHAYPKELDLLAALLDGMNAGSPDAVGATSASKRKSGAEEGVKNGGNLSACLGVMEMCWGDTGLLLAMPRQGLGNAAIAAVANEEQLKRFSGTWAAMAITEPGCGSDSAAIRTTATRDGDHYVLNGEKIFVTSGARADAVVVWATLDKSLGRAAIKSFVVEKGTPGMTVTRLEKKLGIKASDTASISFSDCRVPAANLLGNAEIDVQKGFAGVMETFDNTRPLVAAMAIGVAKASLDRTGELLKKAGCRFDYRQPLLTASHAEATLYRLEAEWEAARLLTLKAAWMADNRLPNSKEASIAKAKAGRVANEVTLKCVELAGALGYGEEELLEKWARDSKILDIFEGTQQIQLLIVARRLLGKSSSQLK; encoded by the coding sequence ATGTATCTCGAAACACCGAAGAAATTCCGTACGCTGCAGAACCAGGCCCGCCAGGTGGCGGAGAACTACCTGCGACCGATCTCCCGCAAGTACGACAAGGCCGAGCACGCCTATCCCAAGGAGCTGGACCTGCTGGCCGCGCTGCTGGACGGTATGAACGCCGGCTCGCCGGACGCCGTTGGCGCCACTTCCGCCAGTAAGCGCAAGAGTGGCGCGGAGGAGGGCGTGAAGAATGGCGGCAACCTCTCCGCCTGCCTGGGTGTGATGGAAATGTGCTGGGGCGACACTGGCCTGCTGCTGGCCATGCCGCGCCAGGGATTGGGCAACGCGGCCATCGCCGCTGTGGCCAATGAAGAACAGCTCAAGCGCTTCTCCGGCACTTGGGCGGCCATGGCCATCACCGAGCCGGGCTGCGGTTCCGATTCGGCGGCTATCCGCACCACCGCCACCCGCGATGGCGATCACTACGTGCTCAATGGCGAGAAGATCTTCGTCACCTCCGGCGCCCGCGCCGACGCCGTGGTGGTCTGGGCGACCCTGGACAAGAGCCTGGGCCGCGCGGCGATCAAGTCCTTCGTGGTGGAGAAGGGCACGCCGGGCATGACCGTCACCCGCCTGGAGAAGAAACTCGGCATCAAGGCGTCGGACACGGCGTCCATCAGCTTCAGCGACTGTCGCGTGCCGGCGGCGAACCTGCTGGGCAACGCCGAGATCGACGTGCAGAAAGGCTTCGCCGGGGTGATGGAAACCTTCGACAACACCCGCCCGCTGGTGGCCGCCATGGCTATCGGCGTGGCCAAGGCCTCGCTGGATCGCACCGGCGAGCTACTGAAGAAAGCAGGGTGCCGCTTCGACTATCGCCAGCCGCTGCTGACCGCCAGCCATGCCGAGGCCACGCTGTATCGCCTGGAAGCCGAATGGGAAGCGGCGCGCCTGCTGACCCTGAAGGCCGCGTGGATGGCCGACAACCGTTTGCCCAACTCCAAGGAGGCCTCCATCGCCAAGGCCAAGGCCGGGCGCGTGGCCAACGAGGTGACGCTCAAATGCGTGGAGCTGGCGGGAGCGTTGGGTTACGGCGAGGAAGAGCTGCTGGAGAAGTGGGCGCGGGATTCGAAGATTCTCGACATCTTCGAGGGCACCCAGCAGATCCAGTTGCTGATCGTGGCGCGGCGGCTCCTGGGCAAGAGTTCGAGCCAGCTGAAGTGA
- a CDS encoding acyl-CoA dehydrogenase family protein yields the protein MTTDVQGRALAVLNRVAQADWPDRLKLRKPFEKLLYSGSRTGFRMVSERAAKQTKTPRKVDPDGLFDLSLSDEQQMLVEMLEGFAVEVLRPAAHDADAKASLSLELLAQAQELGLTHYGVSEVHGGMAGERTAVTNALIAESLAQGDLSLAAALLVPLSAANCIRRWASSEQQARWLPAFVAEDAAPLIAIAVTEPQLLGDPQRLSTKARKRGSNYMLSGEKCLVVRGVDAQKLIVAADAGDGPALFLVDTRAKGVEVRTEPAMGLKATGTARVRFKGVKVPAEQRLAAERFDYQAFLDYTALAWCALAVGTGQAALDYVITYCNEREAFGEPISHRQGVAFMVADIAIELDAMRLMVWRACALAERGQAFHREAYLAKLLCAEKAMKIGTDAVQLLGGHGFTQEHPAERWYRDLRAISLMAGGLHL from the coding sequence ATGACCACCGATGTGCAGGGCCGCGCCCTGGCCGTGCTGAACCGCGTCGCCCAGGCCGACTGGCCGGATCGCCTGAAGCTGCGCAAACCCTTCGAGAAACTGCTCTACAGCGGCAGCCGCACGGGCTTTCGCATGGTCAGCGAGCGCGCCGCCAAGCAGACCAAGACCCCGCGCAAGGTCGACCCGGATGGCCTGTTCGACCTGTCCCTGTCCGACGAGCAGCAGATGCTGGTGGAAATGCTCGAAGGTTTCGCCGTCGAAGTGCTGCGCCCCGCCGCCCACGACGCGGATGCCAAGGCCAGCCTCAGCCTGGAGCTGCTCGCCCAGGCGCAGGAGCTGGGCCTGACCCATTACGGTGTCAGCGAAGTGCATGGCGGCATGGCTGGCGAGCGCACCGCGGTGACCAACGCGCTGATCGCCGAATCCCTCGCCCAAGGCGACCTGAGTCTGGCCGCCGCGCTGCTGGTGCCGCTGTCGGCAGCCAACTGCATTCGCCGCTGGGCGTCGTCCGAGCAGCAGGCGCGCTGGTTGCCGGCCTTCGTTGCGGAAGACGCGGCGCCGCTGATTGCCATCGCGGTGACCGAGCCGCAACTGCTGGGCGATCCGCAACGCTTGTCCACCAAGGCGCGCAAGCGCGGATCGAACTACATGCTGTCCGGCGAAAAGTGCCTGGTCGTGCGCGGCGTGGATGCACAGAAATTGATAGTCGCGGCCGACGCGGGCGATGGTCCGGCGCTGTTCCTTGTCGACACCCGCGCCAAGGGTGTCGAGGTGCGTACTGAGCCTGCCATGGGCCTGAAGGCCACCGGCACGGCGCGGGTTCGCTTCAAGGGCGTGAAGGTGCCGGCCGAACAGCGGCTGGCGGCGGAGCGCTTCGACTACCAGGCCTTCCTCGACTACACCGCGCTGGCCTGGTGCGCGCTGGCCGTGGGTACCGGGCAGGCTGCGCTGGACTATGTGATCACCTACTGCAACGAGCGCGAGGCGTTCGGCGAGCCGATCAGCCATCGCCAGGGCGTGGCCTTCATGGTCGCGGACATCGCCATCGAGCTGGACGCCATGCGCCTGATGGTCTGGCGCGCCTGCGCGCTGGCCGAACGCGGCCAGGCGTTCCACCGCGAGGCCTATCTCGCGAAGCTGCTCTGCGCGGAGAAGGCCATGAAGATCGGCACTGACGCCGTGCAACTGCTCGGTGGACACGGATTCACCCAGGAACACCCAGCCGAGCGCTGGTACCGCGACCTGCGCGCGATCAGTCTGATGGCCGGCGGTCTGCATCTGTAG